Below is a genomic region from Raphanus sativus cultivar WK10039 chromosome 4, ASM80110v3, whole genome shotgun sequence.
CGAATCGTAACGTGACGAGTCAAGACTGTAAGTCTTCAACTAAGCTGTGAGATCATATTCTTCTGACGCTAAGAGGAACATGAAGCTTAAGTTAACTTATAGTAGATCTACTCCACTTTTGTCTTCTTGCTTTTGAAAATCTTTTATCTTGTCTAATGTATtattggtttattattattatttgctttttagatcaaataaaatcaaatttattcgCCAGCGTATCAACGTAACAGATGgctatttattcaactttttcATATAAGAAAAAAGTCAAAAGGAAATATATCCGATTTTAATTACTACTATCGTATAATATTTAATGGAGGGAGGCAGACTGTAAGGAAGTAGTTAGTAGTTCAAATTGCATTCAAAGCAATTCTTGTTCACCTAAATCTATAATGCATATATATGTGGTCTTCTTTTTTTGGGCAAATATACGGGAACTTATCTACATAAATACATTATATGTGTGGTTTTCAAGCTCTGCAAAATATAAAACTCATCCACAACCAAAAGACATTGTTGTTTGGTCATGACCAGGGTTAAACGTAAACCCAGACGGTGCGTTTGCTGCATAGTCTCTGGTATCGTCACTGTTGTCTTCCTTATTTTTATCAGTGCCTTGATCTTGGCATTCACCACTTACAAAGCCAAAACAAAAGACAGATGATTCGGATCCAGTCACAAGCGTACAGGCATCTCCTCGCATATAGTAGTTGTCTATATTCTTGTGAGTTTCAAACATGAGACAGGGAAGACATTAGTTTGTATACAGGGAGAAGCAAGTGAGTAAAATTGATCTTCCCTCAGGTACTTTCCTGGAAAAAGTTTCATCGATTCTCCTTTGTCCTCTTACTCTCCAGATCCATAAGTTTGTTGCAGACTGAAGTGGCATAGGTGGAAAGATTATGTTGGAAACAAAGACAGATCCCAGAGAAAATCAAGTTGTTGGGACATCTTCAAGAAACACACTTAGTTGCTAGCTATATTGTCTGATTGCAAGATCACCATTGACTTACCTTCCACGAAAGTGTAGAGTCAAGACTCTGATTGTATTCCTTCATTGTTGTCCTTAGCTTTCATTCTTTTCACTCCACTTGAATTTTTTGTAtcttgtttgaattttttttgcaaGTACATATGTTAGATCTATGACTGCTTATTTTCATGCTTAGAAATATACTTGTAACAAAGAAGTAAAGAAACAAGCCAATAATTGAATTCTAGAGAGCATCTCCTGCAAACTCTAAACCACAAAAGCTTAAGGTGAAGATGCAAGATATCTGTCCTGAAATAGTCGCTGACATAGTAAGACACACATATGCACACAGAGTTACATATTTAAGTTAAGATCTGCGCATatgcagaataaatattttatatgtattacttattttatgtttttctgcatattatgagataataaaatattaataatatattaaataactaagaaatcaattactattatgtaataaattggcgTGCACATATAAATCAAACGATCACTCTTGTTTATTCGCAATCATTTTAgggtaaaaaaatcaaaacaatcaattttatctatcgtatatgatatataattagatttaaatgatataacataatatatagtCTAGATTGCACTGAAGCTTCATCAGACGTATGCTTCCCGCTTCGGAACCAAAATCAGAATCGAAACCTTGTGTAAGCTTATGGAATCTCACTTCCAAAACGCTTCTAAAATATTCTCTTTAAAAACACGTTGGAAGCTTACGATTCCATTTTGGAATCACGCTtccgttttaaaaaaaacacaatgtcataaaccaataaaaatatataatctagtttttaatttatataaatccaaattttaatagtgataaaatagagagaatagaaatatacaaatattaaaactaatactataaattatctttatgcattgaagtttttattaaagatatatcatatattcaaatatattttatcaattatttatgtAAGTACTAAAAgtagttaataaaataatcttttttaaaCTTATCTTATGTGTATTATTACagttttaatatgaaatcatttcaaaaatttataaataaataaatgtcttattttaaatttaaatcatataattttacttctaaattttataataaatattattatatatatatatatggatatacTCTTCCAACACGTACCCgcttcataattttttaaaaaatcttgttTACGCGCTTCTATACGCTTCCGTTTCCACGTACTCACTTCCATTTCCATGTAACATAGTATATAGTATAGTTTTAATatggatattttattaaatgaggtttctattcatatgattttatgattatttgtgtAACAAATTTTTAcaccaataatttttttttaatgtgggatgtttagtggtttcaataatttataatcatttttaaaaaaacaatgaagatttaaaaattaaagtatttacttttcaatatatgttcaatgcaaatatcaaaatataagtatgcATTCTCATATGAtctatagtttaatttaaaaaatatatatattaacataaacacctattaaaataaaattatttattcatatgcttttataatcattatatcttattataaaaaaaattgaagcaTTGACCACAAAAGTTTATGTGAGACTTTTAACAGTTTAataatttatactcgttttgaaaaatttaaaatacaatatatacaaaaaatctaaattttattatatgattaatgtaattgtgtaatttattttaataacaaagaattaaacataaatgatagaaagtatacagaatgttagaaaatatttattatttaaaattattaatttccatatatatattttaatcacattaggtaatttcgtaggttttatttaagtaaagaatagataataaatttcaatttgataaatgaatggtcCATAATGGACATACTATATAACATTCTCtagcaatttaattttggacTAACAAAATTTTCGATTGATTCTCAAGCCGCTACGTAAGAgaaattatcattataattaCGTGACAACTTCGCAATGCActttttaattagtacaaattacatattttaactttttaaatgtatatctattaatatatatgggATATTCGCTGACGCGACCTTTTAGAACATTTTCAGCCATACTCTATTTCCTACTTCAAAGATCAATTTGGAATACAATATGCTTCGGTTTCACTTTATttcaactttaaaatagagtaatatTTAGGGTTATTCcatttatataataatcatACTATTACTTCATTTTGAATTGATTTTTTTGATATTCATACAATGATcctttaaatcttaatttttattttatacttaaataatatttaaaaataatacaataacaCGAAANNNNNNNNNNNNNNNNNNNNNNNNNNNNNNNNNNNNNNNNNNNNNNNNNNNNNNNNNNNNNNNNNNNNNNNNNNNNNNNNNNNNNNNNNNNNNNNNNNNNACTTcacatcatcttctctagcTACTACTTCTGTACCACTTGGTTTCCTTCAATTGTGTGTAGCGATCAGTCACTTTAACTTAGTGTATGTTGAGCAGCTTGTTGTGAAACTAGTTTGGGCATGTGTTTGTGTTTTAAGTGTATCATTTGTACGTAACATTTGGGTTTGACAAACTTTATTAGAGACCCTTTATTTCACTTGCAAGAAACTCTACATCTCTGGAAGTCATCTTTCTACGCTTTGTATGAATACAATATAAAGAAGCAACCTAGACAATATAAAGAAGCGACCTTTTGGGAAGCTTACCATTGTGTGTTTACATTCAACTGAGAAAACAAGTCTCTAATTCAAACATGACACTGATGGTGTCGGAAAGCAACAGAAATCAAATGTTCAGATTCACCAAGATGATGATAACAAGTTTTGGTCAATTAACTCTTCAACTCAAAGATAAAAGTCATATTCTTGAATTGAAGGGAAACTTCAGAACTGGGATTTGTCAAGGGTGTCAAAGTAAGGGTGATCAAGTGCTGTCTTTGCTGAAATTCTTTCAGCAGGATTGTACTTGAGCATTTTCTGCATttgtttaaaacatataaagcTCGATCAGGTGGAAAATAGATTTGACAAAGAGTCTTAAGCCTAGTAAAAATAGGAAGCATGATCAATTTCGCAACAATATTCATATGCTATTGGTCAGTCATGAGGCAGTAAATTTACCGTGAGAAGATCAACTCCTTGAGGGGAAAGAGATGGAACAGCACGTGCTAAGTCTTGCGGCGCCCACTTTGGGTAGACATGCCAGTCACGCAGAGATGAAACACCAGGCCACTGCTGCTCACTTGGTGTTCCTAGCAATCTCCATCAATCAGGAAAGATATTATTAATCTCTATACAATAATAGTCAATAAAGATACGATGCTGAAAAAAGAACTTCAGTTCATCAAAAAACATTAGAGAGTGAAGCTTTATGATCAAGGAAAACTGGATTACAAACAAAGGATCTATTGATTTCGGTTAGTAGCTCTATTGGTGTTCCTTGCAATCTCCATAAACCATTTTAATCAAACAAAACTGGACTAACAAAGGGTCTACTCGATTTCAATTCAATTCAGCAAAAACATTCAAGAGCGAATCATtatgataaaagaaaaatggaatACATAGGGTCTATTGATCTCAATTCATTCAGCAAAAACATTCAAGAGTGAATCATTATGATGAAGAAGAACTGGACTGTAAAGGGTCTACTCGATTTCAATTCAATCAAGTAAAAACATTCAAGAGTGAATCATtatgataaaacaaaaaatggaaTGCATGGGGTCTATTGATCTCATTTCATTCAACAAAAACATTCAAGAGTGAATGATTATGATCAAGAAAAACTGGACTGTAAAGGGGTCTATTCACTTCAATTAGTAGGTAGCAATATGATTCAATCAAGGCAAACATACTTGAAGATATGAAGCAATTGCTGATACTCAGAATCACCAGGGAAGAGAGCTTGCCTCCTAACCATCTCAGCTGTTCAaatccaaagaaaaaaacaaacaaacataaaaacacacacatagagacgaattaaaaataaaatcaaagaaaacaaGTAACTAACCAAAGATGCAACCAACAGACCACATATCAACAGCAGTAGAATAATGAGAGGATCCAAGAAGAACCTCAGGAGCCCTATACCAAAGCGTCACAATCTCATGAGTATACGACTTAAGCGGCACAGTGAAGGTCCTCCCGAGCCCCAAATCAGCGATCTTAAGCAACTCCTTATCCTTCACCAGCAGCAGATTCTGCGGCTTCAGATCTCGATGCAACACGCCGTGGCTGTGGCAGTGCGCGACGCCCTTGCAGAGCTGGAACATGAGCTTCTGGATCAGATCGTCGCCGAGGGGTTTAGGGTTGGGGGATTTGCGGAAGGAGTCGACGAACTTCTTGAGGTCGGTGTCGAGGTACTCGAAGACGAGGTAGAGGTTGGATTTGGAGGGGGGTTTGAGGACGTGCTCGACGGAGAGGAGGCGGACGATGTAGAGGGAGGAGGAGAGCATCTGGAGGAGGGAGATCTCGCGGAGGGCGGTGGGCGGGATGCCTTCCTCGTCGATCTCCAGGCGCGTTTTCTTGAGTGCGACGAGTTTTCCCGTGGATTTCTCCACGGCTTTGTAGACTTTTCCGTAGGTTCCTTCCCCCACTTTCTCTAGCTTCTCGTACTTCTCCATTTGTTAGTTGGTTTGGTTGATCGAGACTCGAGAGGAAgggttctctctctctatgtatGTATtaatggagagagagagggacgCTCCTTTTGGGGGAGATGCTGCCACGTCGGATTGTTTTCCCGCTCCTCCTGAGTTTTGAATTCTCCCTCGCTGCTTTCATACATGTGTGTGTGACAAATGAGTCATGACTACCTTAAATTAATTTAGAGTacgtatttcttttttttagacAAAATGGTAACTTTTGAGACCACTTACAGTCTAGTTTTGTTTGATCATAATGATTATTTAATGATTATAAAGTTAGTAGacgttgtcaaaaaaaaaaagttagtagACAAAATTTTTGGAGAACACACCCCAGGACATAATAAAATAAgactttttaataattgtacCAGAAACttgaatatattttcaaatttttcactaattatttgatgatttttcataaaaagaaaataatacttttaataattgtaCTTGCACATTAAACATActacattttctaaaaatatatacaaaatgttaGAAATTGTGATTACTGAGAGAAGCTTACAAAATAAACTACTACACTTAACTAGtctgaaaatattacaaaagtTAGGATATTAATAAGGCGATTACCggaaaaaacaattgaaatgATTCTAACGTTTTTCTACATAGATGGATTCTTTAGTTTCCAACAAACCTATATAACAGATAATATAGATTTATCTCTGATCATTGTTATCCTCTGGTGCAGGTTGTGGAGGAACCAAGTCTGGGAATTTGTCAAGTATCAACTTGCCCAAGTTGCGATAATACTCCAACTGCTTCACCATCTCCTTCAACTCCACCTCCTGATACTCATTCAACTCTGCGATCCTCGCATTTGCTGCCCTCAGCTCTTCCTTTAAGAAACCAAAAAtgaaatgaatatatattaaaggaaTACAAAAGTTAACAAAATGAGACAAGAGTTACACTTGATATACCTCAAGATATGCCACGTTGCGTGACGGACCAGAAGGAGTCGATCCTTGCTGCTGCTGCTCGTCGTGGACTTCTGTATCCCCATCTGTTAGCTGCAACCAGAGGCCAGGAAAAAAGGTTTTACAAGGAGAAAAGTTTCCCtctaaatgaataaaatatcaaGGAACAACACTTATGTATGCCTAGAAAAATCCAAGTTGCTTCAACAACTAGCTTACTCCATAATGATAAACATTTGGGAGGGAGGATTGTATACCTTCTCTGACTCTGGCTTGAGTTGAGCTTTCAGATCACGGATAGCTAACTATACATACAAAGGTAAAGAACTATGTTTAGCGACAATGTAATGGTCAAGAAAACTCTGCAATAAGGGAAAAGGAAAATGATTTCTTACTTTCATTTGTGCAATTTCCAACTGAAACAATGAGATAAATAACCGTCAAAAAACTTGTTTAAGACCTTCCATCGTACATATTGATTGATAACTAATAGTATTAACTCTATAATAATGCCAAACCTCTTCTTTCAAATACTTGTCGGAAGATCTTAGAGTTTGGATGTAGTCAATCACATGTTGAGGTTCTGtgagagaaggaaaaaaaaaacaatcattttGGGACTGCTAAAGAAAGGGTTTAGGCACATCATagcatatataaaaaatcaagaTTTGATATGGAGAAGAAGAGTATTAACCAGGAGATTTTCTAGCGGGTACAAAGGACTCCTTTTTAAACGCTGACTTCCACTTATCAAGCTCATTCTGACacaaaatacacaaaaaaaaaagtaaaagatgaGATCACATAAAAAGAAGATGCAATAGAACTATAGGAGTAAATAGAAAGAATATACTTGACATGAAGCAAGCTCGTCTTTAACACTCTGGAAACTGTCAAAGAACAATGAAGCAAGCTCGTCTTTAAGTTTATCAAAACTGCCAGAGAGCAATGTTCGAATTGAAGCAAGCTCGTCTTTAAAAACCACAagactaggcctgggcattttacccggacccgaagacccgacccgaaaccgacccgaaaaaacccggtccgggtaggaaccgatccgatcaaattaccctatcgggtcttgttgtagaggacccgcgggtcttggacccgacccgacccgaacccgaaacccgacgggtacccgaattaataatgtaaattaaataaaatgaatttagGGGTAGTCGAAGACGGGTTATTTGTCTACAGAGCAAAGGGGTCAGCCATTAGGAGACAACCAATTTTTGATCAATCTCGCATAATTTAGTATAtacacacattttaatataataaaaacacaaattttaaataaaatgtcaaatattttcggatatattaatattttcagatgcttttaaggtatttttagatattttttaggtcgaacccgaaccgaacccgacccgaacccgacccagaaccgaaccgataaattctaattacccgaatgggtccaactatataagacccgatccgacccggacccgatacgacccgaaccgatccgatccggaaccgaaaatttgaaatttccctatcgggtcctaaactcgtagacccgaaagacccggacccgaaaggtcccggcccgaacccgacccgacgacccgaatgcccaggcctacaCAAGACTGCCACAGAGAAAGAGAGGTTTTGAAGTTATATACATGAGAAAGCTAAACACTCTTTCAATGGCATTAAAAGCATCAAAGAAGAAACCTCTCGATGGTTGATGAAACGATTGCTACACATTCAGTACAACTCTgaaacgacaaaaaaaaaaaaaaaaccaaaatgtCTCACTAAATCAACATTACCGTAGTCAAGGATATAATAGAGAAATGAATATCAGTAGATCGCATCAAAAGGTTACCTTCTTTGAAACGGAGACATCATGTTCATGGTCaccaaattttcttttgttaccTGAAACCCTAGTTGCATTTGAAGCGGAATGGTCTCCGTCCATTATAGCAACTTCACTCAAAGAAAAAGCCTGAGATTTTCTGCGGGATGGATGTCGATGGTGAGTGAGTTATACGAGATCGACGagaatttagggttttagaTTGGGGGAAGAAAGAGGAGAGAATCGGGTCGGGTTAACCCGGTTTGCGGTTAGGATACGCTTATGATTTTTACTTTACACGTGTAATTCGTTCCTATTtcccagatttttttttgtaacttacagaatttttgttttttcaaccTTTTTCATTTAGGGCAGGCATGACTAGTTtccccgctaccacccgcaaacgcagtttTTGCAATTCgcagcggttgttggcgtttcaaaacaatcatagaaaactctacaaatcgcttcaaactgctccgaacctcttaaaatcaaaagctggttccagctagcgtttgcgattgcgggcggttgcgggaggataaatttttttttctttaaaaataaaatgaataaaaataatactaaaaatatccaataaaatttttaaattgaaataatagatattttaaaatgtatatatattatattttaatttatattataaaattttcaaaccaaaatattttctataatttttaaaaatttaataatatgattttataaatataaattttatatctattatatttttataatttttatattttttataattatataaaatgtaaatattattaatttattatttaacagatgttgcatttggtagtttaccagtcataagagtcccgcaaacgcaataATTACTAACCGCTGTActagtcgtacaaatctctataAAACGCTTGAAACCGCAACCATCCGTATCcgtaaactcccgcaaccgcaaacgcaaccgctgcggttaaaCCAGTCAGGCCCTTACTGTCAAATCAAAAAGTATGTAGtaatttttgtattgttttccTTGATCTAAGGATTTTGgagtcttctttttttctttttttttgacaaaattttGGAGTCTTCTTACCATTTTCTCAACAATAAATGTAGTGGAGGGAAGCTGGGAGATTTTTTTTCAAGTGATCAAATGTGGCTAAATTAGCTAAAAATACACATTCTTCGTATTAATTATCGAGGAAAAAAACAGATGAGTTTTGTATGTTTTTCATTCTTATTGAATGAATTTACAAGGCAAGGACGCATGTGATCAAATCATTAATAAAATTCTAGGCAGGTCCAGGTAGATAAGTCCAATTCATTGATTCAGAAAAATCATTTCGTACATATGCATGTGTTTTGAGTTTTCAACACTATATTGTATTCAAAGATCTCAAaccagacaaaacaaaaaaaattaaagacaaGCACGTAAGACTTTACTTCACGCCAAGTTTGACTTCGTAAGCATTGACAAGAGAGTTGTATATAGAGCTGCTGAGAATACTCAaagcaagaaaagaaaatgagagaTAAGGAAAATAAAATGGCTGCCTTATCAGAGAAAGAGGCTGAAGCTTATCTTGACGCAAGGCCGAGGTATCCAGTCGATTGGTATAAGAAGATAGCCGCACGGACACAAGACCACAAGTTTGCTTGGGATGTCGGAACTGGTAATGGTCAGGCTGCTATTGGGgtaattaaacattttaattatatcttcttgtttttgtttaaagatttatatatatctttctCTAGACTTTGAAAAACCTGAAACCTTCCGTTACTATGACCTTGTTAGTATGATTTGTGATACTGAGATTAGGCTGATAGATCTAGCAACAAGATAACTAACTTAGAGTAGGGCTCTTTTGTTGAATCATTTCTATAATTATTCTAGAGATAAGGTCAAATTTGgtcttgttattttattatatgcatatttatataattttatttattggacTAAAATATTATGGAATAGAAGTTCTATTTTAGGAAGATTATAGGAGCATACAATCCAAATACCATTGTAAGCTTCTCATTGATTATAACTTATAGCAAATGAGGTTAGGCAGATTTGGGAGAAAATGTTAAGGCAAAGCTGAAGAAGAAAAAGCAACATGCATGTGTTTATCCACCTGGTCCCAGTTATGGTTGATGAGTTGTTTTGTGACATAGTAAGAAAACTTGTACAAGTTTAATTGTACAACAAAAACTAATATTTGACAAAATCAagaactttatatattttacagcTTATTGAGCATTACGAGAACGTGGTGGCTACCGATATAAATGAGGCACAACTTAAACGAGCAATCAAACACTCAAGAATCAATTACCATCACACCCCAAAGAATATGTCAGAAGACGAAATGGTCGCTCTAATAGGAGGAGAGAACTCTATCGATCTCATAGTTGCTGCACAAGCTGTTCATTTTTTCGACCTAACCACATTTTACAACGTTGCAAAACGTGTACTTCGTAAGGAAGGAGGCCTAATCGCCATTTGGGTTTACAACGATATCATTATCTCGCCAGAGATCGATCCCATAATGAAGCGCCTTGTCGACTCTACACTTCCTTTTAGAACTCCTATAATGAATTTGGCATTTGATAGTTATAAAACGTTGTCGTTTCCTTTTGAGGGTATAGGGATGGGGTCAGAAGGGAAGCCTGTTACGCTAGATATTCCGCATAAACTTTCGCTTAAAGGGTTTATAGGGTTCTTGCGATCATGGCAGCCAGCCATGAAGGCCAAGGAGCAAGGAGTGGAGCTTGTGAATGAAGATCTAATAAACAAGTTTGAGGAGGCTTGGGGTGATGAAAACCAAGTTAAAGATGTTTTCTACAAGGCTCATATGATTGTTGGGAAAATTCCGGTATCCATCCAACATGGTATTTAAGTTTTTCACATTTAATTACTTATTAGCTTGTTGTTAATTGTCGTTTGCGCAGGAAGTGAGATGTGAATCGGAACAAGTGTCTGAAGATGGTAACAAAGATCTTTTGCACCAAACGGAGGTTGGGAGAAAGCAAGAAAGGCGACAACCATCTGATGAAGAAAGCAGACaaattaagaaacaaaatacAAGTGAAGATGACGCATGCTAGCTAGAGAAAAATATGCACTACCTCTTGCGATATAAAcataagtatttataaattagttaaaatttgAATCATCGTCAGTATTTTGTTAGTATTTCAATAAgggttttaaattaaattattaattaaaccATTTGAAAAAGTAATAAACTGATGTTTATGTTTTAGCTATAAATAAATTCAACGCCGTTGATCTTGCATAAACCTGGACTACGATACAGAGTTGTAGGAACATGCATGTCAACACTCAGCTGTTGGCTTGGTGTTCTCTGAATACCAACAAGTCAAACTCTTAAGGAATATTGCAGTCCAAGCTATCATATATAATATCTGGGCTGAAAAGAATAACATGACTTTCAACAGTCAGGTGCTAACCCCATCTGAACGCTTCAAGCTTGTTGATAGTACTGTCAGGAATATAATTGCTGCTGGCAAGACCAGGAAAGAATTCAAGCATCTTATGGCCCTTTGGTTGGTTTGACAAAAAGCCACTCTGTATGTTCTCAGTTTGTtagcatgtttttttttctgtttttgccatttttttttctctgtttttgtcatgttgataaaaaaaataaaaccaaagctttcttataaactcttaaaaaagagaaaattaattactaaaaaCAGAAGAATAAGATCAAATCAATTGTTAAGCAAGTTGTGAtttcaattaattttgtaaCCATTGTCTGGTAAGTTTGGAAttaataagtttcaaaaaacAAGTTCGGAATTAATCCATGTATATCTTacgggttttttttttatttttgtggtcCTTAAAATCAAGTCAGCTGTTAAGCAAATTGTGGTTTCAATTCATCTTGtaaccaaacttttttttagtaatgctatttacaatttagcaacaaaaaaaaacatttgaaggACCATGCTATATGGCGTTGGTATACTTAAACAtggattaaaaaaatactacaatacaaaatattttaacaaattgtCACTCgttttttactctttttctttatgTAAATGCTACTTTTTTTTACATTCGAGTAGATTAGCACAATGTAGGTGGCAAGATATTCTCTTGTGCCTAAACAGTGAACACCATGTAAAGAGCGCATTaacatttttgtaaaataaatggGAGTCCCAAATAAATGAAACTTGATTATTTTAAATCATCAACTTGTTTATACACCTATAAATTCATTTCTTTTATATACACATATGTTCCCATGAGgaaattcggccaaaaaaatcataaactttgcacgaattgtcataataaatacaaacatattggctggccaaaaaaacaccgaactatatttgactttaaactttaatcagtaaactagattctgacccgcccttaaaagggcgggtatatttttttgttttaatttaattctcatatttgtgttttctttgtgcttatatatatgattttctttataataaatctttatcaaaatatattttattaaataatagcaatttaaaaattgatctggtatattGTCGGTCGAACCCGTCAATCCGtagatttcaattttgtttcgtCCAAAACTGAAACCCGCGGGTTGATAATTGAAAATTGAAATCTGCGGTTTAGTCAACCCGttgagaaatatattttgacccgcccggatatatatttctgttttaaatttaatttttgatatttgttttttctttctgattatatttgtatttttgtaattatatttgtatataaattttaatcaaaatatattttattaaataatagcaatttaaaaattgatccggtatacccACGGTTAAGGCTGGATTTCAGGTCGAACTCGCCCGTTGACCCGCCAACCCGtggattttcaatttttctttggttaaaaaatatgacccgcacaacccacaaacaaataattttgtactcgCACCTGCTTtgctttaattattattaaaatatattagaataaaaaaattatacatgatttaatttttaaattattatttttaaatttctgtatttaaaaagaaaaaatttaatttaaaaattttaaatactttgcgGATCGACAGGTAGCCACGATCCGAAATCCACCAATCCACACTATTTTCAATGTAAGAA
It encodes:
- the LOC108855081 gene encoding cyclin-dependent kinase B1-1 yields the protein MEKYEKLEKVGEGTYGKVYKAVEKSTGKLVALKKTRLEIDEEGIPPTALREISLLQMLSSSLYIVRLLSVEHVLKPPSKSNLYLVFEYLDTDLKKFVDSFRKSPNPKPLGDDLIQKLMFQLCKGVAHCHSHGVLHRDLKPQNLLLVKDKELLKIADLGLGRTFTVPLKSYTHEIVTLWYRAPEVLLGSSHYSTAVDMWSVGCIFAEMVRRQALFPGDSEYQQLLHIFKLLGTPSEQQWPGVSSLRDWHVYPKWAPQDLARAVPSLSPQGVDLLTKMLKYNPAERISAKTALDHPYFDTLDKSQF
- the LOC108851773 gene encoding FKBP12-interacting protein of 37 kDa isoform X2, whose protein sequence is MDGDHSASNATRVSGNKRKFGDHEHDVSVSKKSCTECVAIVSSTIESFQSVKDELASCQNELDKWKSAFKKESFVPARKSPEPQHVIDYIQTLRSSDKYLKEELEIAQMKLAIRDLKAQLKPESEKLTDGDTEVHDEQQQQGSTPSGPSRNVAYLEEELRAANARIAELNEYQEVELKEMVKQLEYYRNLGKLILDKFPDLVPPQPAPEDNNDQR
- the LOC108851773 gene encoding FKBP12-interacting protein of 37 kDa isoform X1 — its product is MDGDHSASNATRVSGNKRKFGDHEHDVSVSKKSCTECVAIVSSTIESLVVFKDELASIRTLLSGSFDKLKDELASLFFDSFQSVKDELASCQNELDKWKSAFKKESFVPARKSPEPQHVIDYIQTLRSSDKYLKEELEIAQMKLAIRDLKAQLKPESEKLTDGDTEVHDEQQQQGSTPSGPSRNVAYLEEELRAANARIAELNEYQEVELKEMVKQLEYYRNLGKLILDKFPDLVPPQPAPEDNNDQR
- the LOC108852555 gene encoding methyltransferase ptaI isoform X1 → MRDKENKMAALSEKEAEAYLDARPRYPVDWYKKIAARTQDHKFAWDVGTGNGQAAIGLIEHYENVVATDINEAQLKRAIKHSRINYHHTPKNMSEDEMVALIGGENSIDLIVAAQAVHFFDLTTFYNVAKRVLRKEGGLIAIWVYNDIIISPEIDPIMKRLVDSTLPFRTPIMNLAFDSYKTLSFPFEGIGMGSEGKPVTLDIPHKLSLKGFIGFLRSWQPAMKAKEQGVELVNEDLINKFEEAWGDENQVKDVFYKAHMIVGKIPEVRCESEQVSEDGNKDLLHQTEVGRKQERRQPSDEESRQIKKQNTSEDDAC
- the LOC108852555 gene encoding methyltransferase pgmE isoform X2, translated to MRDKENKMAALSEKEAEAYLDARPRYPVDWYKKIAARTQDHKFAWDVGTGNGQAAIGLIEHYENVVATDINEAQLKRAIKHSRINYHHTPKNMSEDEMVALIGGENSIDLIVAAQAVHFFDLTTFYNVAKRVLRKEGGLIAIWVYNDIIISPEIDPIMKRLVDSTLPFRTPIMNLAFDSYKTLSFPFEGIGMGSEGKPVTLDIPHKLSLKGFIGFLRSWQPAMKAKEQGVELVNEDLINKFEEAWGDENQVKDVFYKAHMIVGKIPVSIQHGSEM
- the LOC108852555 gene encoding uncharacterized protein LOC108852555 isoform X3, which produces MSELLIEHYENVVATDINEAQLKRAIKHSRINYHHTPKNMSEDEMVALIGGENSIDLIVAAQAVHFFDLTTFYNVAKRVLRKEGGLIAIWVYNDIIISPEIDPIMKRLVDSTLPFRTPIMNLAFDSYKTLSFPFEGIGMGSEGKPVTLDIPHKLSLKGFIGFLRSWQPAMKAKEQGVELVNEDLINKFEEAWGDENQVKDVFYKAHMIVGKIPEVRCESEQVSEDGNKDLLHQTEVGRKQERRQPSDEESRQIKKQNTSEDDAC